One bacterium DNA segment encodes these proteins:
- a CDS encoding alpha/beta fold hydrolase: MYEEITYYSDGLKLAAHLYTPEGWKPGDPPRPAIICLHGYSGMKEVYGMDVPRRLWKEGYFILAPDHRGFGKSEGARGRQRPLEQAQDTYDAISYMETIEGVDPGRIGIFGTSFGGANAIWVAAFDARVKVLVSSVGVHDGERWMRSVRRPHEWASFREKVMAAARKRAATGEAETMPLPEIMLCDPHTLSVIEQHHQKHGDYVKDYDLQSAEACWRYKPEWVVGRIAPRPVLFIYSENDHLVPPPEQLSCYAACGEPKKIVMLPGAQHYESYYFCSPAHHEIGMVEAIAWFGEYL; the protein is encoded by the coding sequence TGTACGAAGAGATTACCTACTACAGCGACGGGCTCAAGCTCGCCGCCCATCTCTACACCCCCGAGGGCTGGAAGCCCGGCGACCCGCCCCGGCCCGCCATCATCTGCCTGCACGGCTACAGCGGCATGAAGGAAGTCTACGGGATGGACGTCCCGCGGCGCCTCTGGAAGGAGGGCTACTTCATCCTTGCGCCCGATCACCGCGGCTTCGGCAAGAGCGAGGGCGCGCGCGGCCGCCAGCGCCCCCTCGAGCAGGCGCAGGACACCTACGACGCCATCTCCTACATGGAAACCATCGAGGGAGTGGACCCCGGTCGGATCGGAATCTTCGGGACCAGCTTCGGCGGGGCGAACGCCATCTGGGTGGCCGCCTTCGATGCGCGCGTCAAGGTACTGGTCTCCTCGGTCGGGGTGCACGACGGGGAGCGGTGGATGCGCTCGGTGCGCCGGCCGCACGAATGGGCGAGCTTCCGGGAGAAGGTGATGGCCGCCGCCCGAAAGCGCGCCGCCACCGGGGAAGCCGAGACCATGCCCCTCCCCGAGATCATGCTCTGCGACCCCCACACCCTGAGCGTCATCGAGCAGCACCACCAGAAGCACGGCGACTACGTCAAGGACTACGACCTCCAGAGCGCCGAGGCCTGCTGGCGCTACAAGCCCGAGTGGGTGGTGGGGCGCATCGCGCCGCGGCCGGTTCTCTTCATCTACTCGGAGAACGACCACCTCGTCCCGCCCCCGGAGCAGCTCTCCTGCTACGCCGCCTGCGGCGAGCCCAAGAAGATCGTCATGCTCCCCGGCGCCCAGCACTACGAGTCGTATTACTTCTGCAGCCCCGCGCACCACGAGATCGGCATGGTCGAAGCGATTGCCTGGTTTGGGGAGTATTTGTAG